The following proteins are encoded in a genomic region of Dasypus novemcinctus isolate mDasNov1 chromosome 21, mDasNov1.1.hap2, whole genome shotgun sequence:
- the CNP gene encoding 2',3'-cyclic-nucleotide 3'-phosphodiesterase isoform X1 — MNRSFSRKSHTFLPKIFFRKMSSSGAKDKPELQFPFLQDEETVVTLQECKTLFILRGLPGSGKTTLAQIIVDRYRDGTKMVSADTYKITPGARGAFPEECKQLDEDLAACCRRDVKVLVLDDTNHEQERLEQLFEMADQYQYQVVLVEPKTAWRLDCAQLKEKNQWHLSADELKKLKPGLEKDFLPLFFGWFLTKKSSENLCKASQAFLDELGNHKAFKKELRHFVPGDEPREKIELVTYFGKKPPGVLHCTTKFCDFGKAVGADEYAQQDVVKKSYSKAFTLTISALFVTPKTTGARVELSEQELPLWPNDVDKLPPSDSLPQGSRAHITLGCARDVEPVQTGIDLLEIVRQERGGNPGEEVGQLSRGKLYSLGSGRWMLSLAKKMKVRAIFTGYYGKGKPVSTHSSRKGGAFQSCTII; from the exons ATG AATAGAAGCTTCTCCCGAAAGAGCCACACGTTCCTGCCCAAGATCTTCTTCCGCAAAATGTCATCCTCAGGAGCCAAGGACAAGCCTGAACTACAGTTCCCCTTTCTGCAGGATGAGGAGACAGTGGTCACTCTGCAAGAGTGCAAGACGCTCTTCATCCTGCGTGGCCTGCCAGGAAGCGGCAAGACCACACTGGCACAGATCATCGTGGACAGGTACCGGGACGGCACCAAGATGGTATCTGCTGATACTTACAAGATTACCCCCGGTGCTCGCGGAGCCTTTCCTGAGGAGTGCAAACAGCTGGATGAGGACCTGGCTGCCTGCTGCCGCCGGGATGTCAAAGTTCTGGTGCTAGATGACACCAACCATGAGCAGGAGCGGCTAGAGCAACTCTTTGAAATGGCTGATCAGTACCAGTACCAGGTGGTGCTGGTGGAGCCCAAGACGGCATGGCGGCTGGACTGTGcccagctcaaggagaaaaaccagTGGCACCTGTCAGCTGATGAGCTGAAGAAGCTGAAGCCTGGGCTGGAGAAGGACTTCCTGCCACTTTTCTTCGGCTGGTTCCTGACCAAGAAGAGTTCTGAGAACCTCTGCAAAGCTAGTCAGGCATTCCTGGATGAGCTGGGGAACCACAAGGCCTTCAAGAAGGAGCTTCGACACT TTGTCCCTGGGGATGAGCCCAGGGAGAAGATTGAACTGGTCACCTACTTTGGGAAGAAACCCCCAGGCGTGCTGCACTGCACAACCAAGTTCTGTGACTTTGGGAAGGCCGTCGGGGCCGATGAGTATGCCCAGCAGGAT GTGGTGAAGAAATCTTATTCCAAGGCCTTCACACTGACCATCTCTGCCCTCTTTGTGACACCCAAGACGACTGGAGCCCGGGTGGAGTTAAGCGAACAGGAGCTGCCACTGTGGCCAAATGATGTGGACAAGCTGCCACCCTCTGACAGCCTGCCCCAGGGGAGCCGTGCTCACATCACCCTAGGCTGTGCGAGGGATGTGGAGCCCGTGCAGACAGGCATTGACCTTCTCGAGATTGTGAGGCAGGAGCGGGGGGGCAACCCAGGCGAGGAAGTGGGTCAGCTAAGCCGGGGCAAGCTCTATTCCTTGGGCAGTGGGCGTTGGATGCTGAGCCTGGCCAAGAAAATGAAGGTCAGGGCCATCTTCACAGGGTACTACGGGAAGGGCAAACCTGTATCCACACACAGTAGCCGGAAGGGGGGTGCCTTTCAGTCCTGCACCATCATTTAA
- the CNP gene encoding 2',3'-cyclic-nucleotide 3'-phosphodiesterase isoform X2, translating into MSSSGAKDKPELQFPFLQDEETVVTLQECKTLFILRGLPGSGKTTLAQIIVDRYRDGTKMVSADTYKITPGARGAFPEECKQLDEDLAACCRRDVKVLVLDDTNHEQERLEQLFEMADQYQYQVVLVEPKTAWRLDCAQLKEKNQWHLSADELKKLKPGLEKDFLPLFFGWFLTKKSSENLCKASQAFLDELGNHKAFKKELRHFVPGDEPREKIELVTYFGKKPPGVLHCTTKFCDFGKAVGADEYAQQDVVKKSYSKAFTLTISALFVTPKTTGARVELSEQELPLWPNDVDKLPPSDSLPQGSRAHITLGCARDVEPVQTGIDLLEIVRQERGGNPGEEVGQLSRGKLYSLGSGRWMLSLAKKMKVRAIFTGYYGKGKPVSTHSSRKGGAFQSCTII; encoded by the exons ATGTCATCCTCAGGAGCCAAGGACAAGCCTGAACTACAGTTCCCCTTTCTGCAGGATGAGGAGACAGTGGTCACTCTGCAAGAGTGCAAGACGCTCTTCATCCTGCGTGGCCTGCCAGGAAGCGGCAAGACCACACTGGCACAGATCATCGTGGACAGGTACCGGGACGGCACCAAGATGGTATCTGCTGATACTTACAAGATTACCCCCGGTGCTCGCGGAGCCTTTCCTGAGGAGTGCAAACAGCTGGATGAGGACCTGGCTGCCTGCTGCCGCCGGGATGTCAAAGTTCTGGTGCTAGATGACACCAACCATGAGCAGGAGCGGCTAGAGCAACTCTTTGAAATGGCTGATCAGTACCAGTACCAGGTGGTGCTGGTGGAGCCCAAGACGGCATGGCGGCTGGACTGTGcccagctcaaggagaaaaaccagTGGCACCTGTCAGCTGATGAGCTGAAGAAGCTGAAGCCTGGGCTGGAGAAGGACTTCCTGCCACTTTTCTTCGGCTGGTTCCTGACCAAGAAGAGTTCTGAGAACCTCTGCAAAGCTAGTCAGGCATTCCTGGATGAGCTGGGGAACCACAAGGCCTTCAAGAAGGAGCTTCGACACT TTGTCCCTGGGGATGAGCCCAGGGAGAAGATTGAACTGGTCACCTACTTTGGGAAGAAACCCCCAGGCGTGCTGCACTGCACAACCAAGTTCTGTGACTTTGGGAAGGCCGTCGGGGCCGATGAGTATGCCCAGCAGGAT GTGGTGAAGAAATCTTATTCCAAGGCCTTCACACTGACCATCTCTGCCCTCTTTGTGACACCCAAGACGACTGGAGCCCGGGTGGAGTTAAGCGAACAGGAGCTGCCACTGTGGCCAAATGATGTGGACAAGCTGCCACCCTCTGACAGCCTGCCCCAGGGGAGCCGTGCTCACATCACCCTAGGCTGTGCGAGGGATGTGGAGCCCGTGCAGACAGGCATTGACCTTCTCGAGATTGTGAGGCAGGAGCGGGGGGGCAACCCAGGCGAGGAAGTGGGTCAGCTAAGCCGGGGCAAGCTCTATTCCTTGGGCAGTGGGCGTTGGATGCTGAGCCTGGCCAAGAAAATGAAGGTCAGGGCCATCTTCACAGGGTACTACGGGAAGGGCAAACCTGTATCCACACACAGTAGCCGGAAGGGGGGTGCCTTTCAGTCCTGCACCATCATTTAA